The Citrifermentans bemidjiense Bem genome window below encodes:
- a CDS encoding tetratricopeptide repeat protein: MKKRRKLAKLEPQAGPQALPAVEEELSLWRDPLVHILLVLALGFAVYSNIVAAPFVFDDLPCLVNNPAIKDFSFFADPQKVFALPVNPDLKNNFILRPVAYFTFALNHALHGLDVRGYHVVNLLLHMADALLVYLVLWLTLRTPALQPEHGEGAAPPAERYFYLPFLASLLFVCHPLQTQAVTYVVQRFVPLVAFFFLGSLALCAAGRLAKTKPMRVACYLGSLFACVLAMKSKENAFTLPAVIALYEFVFFRGAVTAARLVRLVPFLFTMAIIPLKLMSLSAMAAKGGKVAGAVNLVNFNHTSPWEYLMTQFGVITTYLRLLILPVNQNFDYQYPLQKAFLAPAVVLPLLLLLALAAGGTYLLATSRRGDDRAGMRALAGFGIWWFFITLSVESSVVPIDDVIFEHRAYLPSVGFFIALLAAAFSLPPRFSGTPLCTSRPAVAVVAFLVLASSVACYLRNEVWTTPVALWRDTVQKSPGKGRAHFSLGFVLACALPPWHTDDINVMLQPMDPAQNQVLDEAVRELRISTKLDPKSAPGYSFLGAALMVQKKFDEAAATLATAAALDPKDARTRAFIGQLCEARGDLAAARLKYQQAISLTPQEPFPHLFLALLSLREGKHAEALQEYQIANRLAPRPDLEPKMAQLRFMVEGR; this comes from the coding sequence ATGAAAAAGAGACGCAAGTTAGCAAAGCTTGAGCCGCAAGCCGGGCCACAGGCCTTGCCCGCGGTGGAGGAAGAGCTGAGCCTCTGGCGCGATCCGCTGGTTCATATCCTGCTGGTGCTGGCGCTGGGCTTCGCGGTCTATTCGAACATCGTAGCCGCGCCGTTTGTCTTCGACGATCTCCCTTGCCTGGTCAACAACCCGGCCATCAAGGACTTCTCCTTCTTCGCCGATCCGCAAAAGGTGTTCGCGCTCCCGGTCAACCCGGACCTGAAGAACAACTTCATCCTGCGCCCGGTGGCTTACTTCACCTTTGCGCTCAACCACGCCTTGCACGGGCTGGACGTGCGGGGGTACCACGTCGTCAACCTCCTGCTGCACATGGCCGACGCCCTGCTGGTGTACCTCGTCTTGTGGCTCACCCTGAGGACGCCGGCGCTGCAGCCGGAGCACGGTGAAGGGGCGGCACCCCCGGCGGAGAGATACTTCTACCTCCCGTTTCTGGCGAGCCTTTTGTTCGTCTGCCACCCGCTGCAGACGCAGGCGGTCACCTACGTGGTGCAGCGCTTCGTCCCGCTGGTCGCCTTTTTCTTCCTGGGGTCGTTGGCGCTGTGCGCCGCGGGAAGGCTCGCAAAGACGAAGCCGATGAGGGTCGCCTGCTACCTCGGCTCGCTTTTCGCCTGCGTCCTAGCCATGAAGAGCAAGGAAAACGCCTTCACCCTCCCGGCGGTGATCGCGTTGTACGAGTTCGTCTTCTTCCGGGGCGCCGTCACCGCCGCCCGGCTCGTGCGGCTGGTCCCGTTCCTCTTCACCATGGCGATCATCCCGCTCAAGCTGATGTCACTCTCGGCCATGGCTGCCAAGGGGGGCAAGGTGGCCGGTGCGGTGAACCTGGTCAATTTCAACCACACCTCCCCCTGGGAATACCTGATGACGCAGTTCGGGGTGATAACGACCTACTTGCGGCTCCTCATCCTGCCGGTCAACCAGAACTTCGACTATCAGTACCCGCTGCAGAAAGCTTTCCTCGCCCCGGCCGTCGTCCTGCCGTTGCTTTTGCTGCTGGCGCTGGCAGCCGGCGGCACTTATCTCCTGGCGACCTCGCGCAGGGGAGACGACCGGGCCGGCATGCGCGCGCTGGCCGGCTTCGGCATCTGGTGGTTTTTCATCACCCTCAGCGTCGAGTCGAGCGTGGTGCCGATCGACGACGTCATCTTCGAGCATCGGGCCTACCTGCCGTCGGTCGGTTTCTTCATCGCCTTGCTCGCCGCCGCGTTCTCCCTTCCCCCCCGGTTCAGCGGGACACCGCTTTGCACCTCGCGTCCCGCGGTCGCCGTGGTCGCCTTCCTGGTTCTCGCCAGCTCCGTCGCCTGCTACCTGCGAAACGAGGTGTGGACGACGCCGGTGGCCCTGTGGCGGGATACGGTGCAGAAGAGCCCGGGGAAGGGGAGGGCGCACTTCTCACTCGGGTTCGTGCTGGCCTGTGCCCTCCCCCCCTGGCACACCGATGACATCAACGTGATGCTCCAGCCCATGGACCCCGCCCAGAACCAGGTACTGGACGAAGCGGTCCGGGAACTCCGTATCTCGACCAAACTCGACCCCAAATCTGCTCCCGGATATTCATTTCTGGGGGCGGCGCTGATGGTGCAAAAGAAGTTCGACGAAGCTGCCGCCACATTGGCGACCGCAGCCGCGCTCGACCCGAAGGACGCAAGGACCCGCGCGTTTATCGGGCAGCTCTGCGAGGCTCGGGGGGATCTTGCCGCTGCGCGTCTCAAGTACCAGCAGGCAATCTCTCTCACCCCTCAGGAGCCCTTCCCGCATCTGTTCCTGGCGCTTCTCTCCCTGCGAGAGGGAAAGCACGCCGAGGCGCTGCAGGAGTACCAGATCGCTAATAGGCTTGCCCCCCGCCCCGACCTGGAGCCGAAGATGGCGCAGTTGAGATTCATGGTGGAGGGGCGATGA
- a CDS encoding DegT/DnrJ/EryC1/StrS family aminotransferase: protein MSSAEPVRYWDYLAAYEPRRDEYLRAVDRVFSSGRLVMGQEVAAFEEAIAAYCGTGYAVGVNSGTDALTLALKALGVGAGHEVITVSNTAVPTVAAIRAAGATPVFVDVEEDTFLIDVSQVEGAMNGRTRCILPVHLCGQMADMAPLVEIAKRRGVRIVEDCAQACGASYRGNRAGSLGDIGAFSFYPTKVLGAFGDAGVMTTADPELAARLRRLRFYGMEGSYYAEEEGFNSRLDEVQAALLSLALPGVERAVEKRRELAELYDQGLAGVGDLALPAVREGCRHQFYLYTVRTGRRDELQEYLRGEGIETRINYPHPVHLMRGYAFLGYREGDLPVTERLARSILSLPMYPELPRRHAEKVVEAVRAFFRGSR, encoded by the coding sequence ATGTCGAGCGCAGAACCGGTCCGTTACTGGGATTATCTTGCCGCCTATGAGCCGCGGCGCGACGAGTACCTGCGCGCAGTGGATCGTGTCTTTTCCTCGGGCCGGCTCGTGATGGGACAGGAGGTGGCGGCATTCGAGGAGGCGATCGCCGCCTACTGCGGGACCGGCTACGCGGTCGGGGTCAATTCCGGGACGGACGCCCTGACGCTGGCCCTGAAGGCGCTGGGGGTAGGGGCGGGGCACGAGGTGATCACCGTCTCCAATACCGCCGTCCCCACCGTGGCAGCGATACGCGCCGCCGGCGCGACCCCTGTCTTTGTCGACGTCGAAGAGGACACCTTCCTGATCGACGTCTCTCAGGTGGAGGGAGCCATGAACGGGCGCACCCGCTGCATCCTTCCGGTGCACCTGTGCGGCCAGATGGCGGACATGGCGCCTCTTGTCGAGATCGCCAAGCGACGGGGGGTGCGCATCGTCGAGGACTGCGCCCAGGCCTGCGGCGCCAGCTACCGGGGGAACCGGGCGGGGAGCCTCGGGGATATCGGCGCCTTCTCCTTCTATCCCACCAAGGTGCTGGGGGCTTTCGGCGACGCGGGCGTGATGACAACGGCCGACCCGGAGCTTGCGGCACGGTTGAGGCGGCTGCGCTTTTACGGCATGGAGGGAAGCTACTATGCCGAAGAGGAGGGGTTCAACTCTCGGCTGGACGAGGTGCAGGCGGCCCTGTTGAGCCTTGCGCTGCCCGGGGTCGAGAGGGCGGTCGAAAAGCGCCGCGAGCTGGCGGAGCTTTACGACCAGGGGCTCGCAGGGGTCGGGGACCTCGCGCTTCCTGCTGTCCGGGAGGGGTGCCGGCACCAGTTCTACCTCTACACAGTGAGGACCGGCCGGCGCGATGAGCTGCAGGAATATCTGCGCGGCGAAGGGATAGAGACCCGCATCAACTACCCCCACCCGGTGCACCTGATGCGCGGCTATGCCTTCCTGGGTTATCGGGAAGGGGACCTGCCGGTGACCGAGCGCCTGGCTCGCAGCATCCTCTCGCTCCCCATGTACCCGGAGCTCCCCCGGCGCCACGCCGAAAAGGTGGTCGAGGCGGTGCGGGCGTTTTTCCGGGGGAGCCGATGA
- a CDS encoding class I SAM-dependent methyltransferase, with the protein MNPAEYARMFQAEDSHWWYVGLHELILSHVAREAARLKRPLRILDAGCGTGRLCQLLAPYGEVEGVDASREAIRFCRRRGVAAEIGDLNGLELEPERYDLITSIDVLYHQGVRDDVEVLKSFLAALRPGGMLILNLVALEWLRSSHDVAVHTRERYDERTLRDRLAAAGFRVALLSFRVSLLFPLVAGCRLLRGRLRSARAAKAGASDVVLPSPLVNRVLLNVMRMENSLLRRLRLPIGSSLFAVARKG; encoded by the coding sequence ATGAACCCGGCGGAATACGCCCGCATGTTCCAGGCGGAGGATTCCCACTGGTGGTACGTGGGGCTGCACGAGCTGATCCTCTCCCACGTGGCGCGGGAGGCCGCGCGCCTTAAGCGCCCCTTGCGCATCCTCGATGCGGGGTGCGGCACCGGAAGGCTCTGCCAGTTGCTGGCACCCTACGGCGAGGTGGAGGGGGTCGACGCTTCGCGGGAGGCGATCCGCTTCTGCCGCAGGCGCGGCGTCGCCGCCGAAATCGGCGACCTGAACGGTCTGGAGCTGGAGCCGGAGCGCTACGACCTGATCACCTCCATCGACGTCCTGTACCACCAGGGGGTCCGGGACGACGTAGAGGTGCTGAAGTCGTTCCTCGCGGCGCTCCGGCCGGGGGGGATGCTGATCCTCAACCTGGTGGCCCTGGAGTGGCTCAGAAGTTCCCACGACGTGGCGGTCCACACCCGCGAGCGCTACGACGAGCGCACCCTTCGTGACAGGCTGGCCGCGGCGGGGTTTCGCGTCGCGCTTTTGAGCTTCCGGGTAAGCCTGCTTTTCCCGCTCGTCGCGGGGTGCCGGCTGCTGCGCGGACGGTTGCGCTCCGCCCGTGCCGCCAAAGCTGGGGCCTCGGACGTGGTGCTCCCTTCGCCACTGGTGAACCGGGTTCTTCTGAATGTGATGCGGATGGAGAATTCCCTGCTGCGGCGCCTGCGGCTGCCGATCGGCTCCTCCCTGTTCGCCGTGGCCAGAAAAGGCTGA
- a CDS encoding NAD(P)H-quinone oxidoreductase produces the protein MKAVLMEGFGGVEVLKLGEVDRPVPKEGEVLVKVYATSINRPDLVQREGKYPPPPGDSEILGLEVAGIIEELGPGVTGWKKGDRVVSLVGGGGYAEYAVAYACHLMPVPETVSFEEAACICESYITAFLNVFMIGGLKDGETAILHGGGGGVNTAAIQLCKALAPKSKLIVTASPEKLERVKQLGADLVINFKETPDFSEAVKEFTNKKGVDVILDHVGAKYLAPNMNSLGYKGRLVIIGVISGIKAELNLALMMVKRQQIIGSVLRSRPVSEKGEIAAEFVRRAMPKFADRTIVPIIEKAFPIDQVVEAHRMMEQDKHFGKIVLKVAE, from the coding sequence ATGAAAGCTGTGCTGATGGAGGGTTTTGGCGGTGTCGAGGTTCTGAAGCTGGGTGAAGTGGACAGGCCGGTCCCCAAAGAAGGAGAGGTGCTGGTCAAGGTCTATGCAACCTCCATCAACCGCCCCGACCTGGTGCAGCGCGAAGGGAAATATCCCCCCCCGCCGGGCGATTCCGAAATCCTCGGGTTAGAGGTCGCGGGCATCATCGAGGAGCTTGGACCGGGCGTAACCGGCTGGAAGAAAGGCGACCGCGTGGTGTCGCTTGTGGGGGGCGGCGGTTATGCCGAGTACGCAGTCGCCTACGCCTGCCACCTGATGCCAGTCCCCGAGACGGTGAGCTTCGAGGAGGCGGCCTGCATCTGCGAGTCCTACATCACCGCTTTCCTCAACGTCTTCATGATAGGCGGGCTTAAGGACGGCGAGACGGCGATCCTGCATGGCGGCGGCGGCGGGGTTAACACCGCTGCCATCCAGCTCTGCAAGGCCCTGGCGCCGAAGTCCAAGCTGATCGTCACCGCCTCGCCCGAGAAGCTGGAGCGCGTGAAGCAGTTGGGGGCCGACCTGGTGATCAACTTCAAGGAGACCCCGGACTTCTCCGAGGCGGTCAAGGAGTTCACCAACAAAAAGGGTGTCGACGTCATCCTGGACCACGTTGGCGCCAAGTACCTGGCACCCAACATGAACTCCTTGGGGTACAAGGGGAGGCTCGTCATCATCGGGGTCATCTCTGGCATCAAGGCCGAGCTGAACCTGGCCCTCATGATGGTGAAGCGCCAGCAGATCATTGGCAGCGTGCTCCGTTCGCGTCCGGTTTCCGAGAAGGGGGAGATCGCGGCCGAGTTCGTGCGCCGCGCCATGCCGAAGTTCGCCGACCGCACCATCGTGCCGATCATCGAGAAGGCGTTCCCCATCGATCAGGTGGTCGAAGCGCACCGGATGATGGAACAAGACAAGCACTTCGGAAAGATAGTTCTGAAAGTAGCTGAATAA
- a CDS encoding NDP-hexose 2,3-dehydratase family protein, giving the protein MAPELSFPLPASLAIAPEHARGVARSLDCGLSLHDDACVEGWIGQAREACSLNKSLVPLDTVQGWHRDPITGNIRHQTGRFFSVIGVHARHRLGRHELEWDQPIIEQPEIGILGILAKSIAGTLHFCLQAKEEPGNLGGIQLSPTVQATYSNYTCAHGGGIPLFLEHFMDPHPSRLLFARLQTEDGGRFLYKSNRNMVVVAGDDFPVELPKGFIWLTLRQIAALIRSDNMVNACTRSILSALVPVGEAGAGVWHEDDGLRETLQWLDDRRACTHILTRRIGLTDLQEWALDEKGFFSHLSRGFFRIVGLRISSETREVGSWGQPILENPAPGIIGLLVRKGGRGMELLMQAKAEVGNRLTVQLGPTAQFARENYEGSLKLTKPFLFEEFSAPGRFPVLHESRQTEEGARFYQEYNLHRVLVLPEGETLELPPDYRWIPLSEIAFLVQLGEQVNSCARSILSCLL; this is encoded by the coding sequence ATGGCGCCTGAGTTGAGTTTTCCGCTTCCAGCCTCCCTGGCCATTGCCCCTGAACATGCCAGAGGGGTCGCCCGCTCACTTGACTGCGGACTGTCCCTGCATGACGACGCCTGCGTCGAAGGCTGGATCGGGCAGGCGCGCGAGGCCTGTTCGCTGAACAAGAGCCTGGTTCCGCTCGACACGGTGCAGGGGTGGCACCGCGACCCGATAACCGGCAACATCCGCCACCAAACCGGCCGCTTCTTCAGCGTCATAGGCGTGCACGCGAGGCACAGGTTGGGGCGCCACGAGCTGGAATGGGACCAGCCCATCATCGAGCAGCCCGAGATCGGCATCCTGGGCATCCTGGCCAAGTCCATCGCCGGCACCCTGCACTTCTGCCTCCAGGCCAAGGAGGAGCCGGGGAACCTTGGAGGGATCCAGCTTTCCCCGACGGTGCAGGCTACCTACAGCAACTACACCTGCGCCCATGGCGGCGGCATACCGCTCTTTCTGGAGCACTTCATGGATCCGCACCCGTCCCGGCTGCTGTTTGCCCGCCTGCAGACCGAGGACGGCGGGCGGTTCCTGTACAAGTCGAACCGCAACATGGTGGTCGTGGCGGGGGACGATTTCCCGGTGGAGCTGCCCAAGGGATTCATCTGGCTTACCCTGCGCCAGATCGCCGCGCTGATCCGCAGCGACAACATGGTGAACGCCTGCACGCGCAGCATCCTCTCCGCGCTGGTCCCCGTTGGCGAAGCAGGCGCGGGCGTATGGCATGAAGATGATGGGCTGCGGGAAACGCTCCAGTGGCTGGACGATCGCAGGGCCTGTACCCACATCCTTACCAGGCGCATCGGGTTGACCGATCTGCAGGAATGGGCGCTGGACGAAAAGGGGTTCTTCTCGCACCTGTCGCGCGGTTTTTTCCGCATCGTGGGGCTGCGGATCTCCTCCGAAACGCGCGAGGTAGGTTCTTGGGGGCAGCCCATCCTCGAGAACCCCGCTCCCGGGATCATCGGCCTCCTGGTCCGCAAGGGGGGGCGCGGCATGGAGCTCCTGATGCAGGCCAAAGCCGAGGTCGGAAACCGCCTCACCGTCCAGCTGGGCCCGACGGCGCAGTTCGCCAGGGAAAATTACGAAGGGAGCCTGAAGCTGACGAAGCCGTTTCTGTTCGAGGAGTTCTCCGCCCCGGGGCGCTTTCCCGTGCTCCACGAGAGCCGGCAGACCGAGGAGGGGGCGCGGTTTTACCAGGAGTACAACCTGCACCGGGTCCTGGTGCTCCCCGAGGGGGAGACTCTGGAGCTTCCCCCGGACTACCGCTGGATCCCGCTTAGCGAAATCGCTTTCCTGGTGCAGCTGGGGGAGCAGGTGAACTCGTGCGCCCGCAGCATCCTCTCCTGCTTGCTGTAG
- a CDS encoding YebC/PmpR family DNA-binding transcriptional regulator, whose amino-acid sequence MSGHNKWSTIKHKKGAADAKRGKVFTKIIKEITVAAKLGGGDPDGNPRLRTAIDKAKGENMPKDNVERAIKKGVGGLEGTTYEETTYEGYGPGGTAVLVEVMTDNRNRTVSDVRSIFTKCNGNMGESGCVSWLFDKKGLLVFPKSIDFDKLFEASIEAGADDVTDEDEQYEVLTDPAAFHQVKTALEGAGFKAESAEITMIPQTMVKLEGKNAENMLKLMDRMEDNDDVQNVYANFDISEEEMEKMM is encoded by the coding sequence ATGTCAGGACATAATAAATGGAGCACCATCAAACACAAGAAAGGCGCCGCCGATGCCAAGCGGGGCAAAGTATTCACCAAGATAATCAAGGAAATCACCGTTGCCGCGAAACTCGGCGGCGGGGATCCGGACGGCAACCCGCGCCTTAGAACCGCTATAGATAAGGCAAAAGGCGAGAACATGCCGAAGGACAACGTCGAGCGCGCGATCAAAAAGGGCGTCGGCGGCCTGGAAGGGACCACCTACGAAGAGACCACCTACGAGGGTTACGGCCCCGGCGGCACCGCGGTTCTGGTCGAGGTCATGACCGACAACCGCAACCGCACCGTCTCCGATGTGAGGAGCATATTCACCAAGTGCAACGGCAACATGGGTGAGTCCGGCTGTGTTTCCTGGCTTTTCGACAAGAAGGGATTGCTGGTTTTCCCGAAGAGCATCGACTTCGACAAGCTGTTCGAAGCCTCCATCGAGGCGGGCGCCGACGACGTGACCGATGAAGACGAGCAGTACGAAGTGCTGACCGACCCGGCCGCGTTCCACCAGGTGAAGACTGCCCTGGAGGGAGCAGGCTTCAAGGCCGAGTCCGCCGAGATCACCATGATTCCGCAGACCATGGTGAAGCTTGAAGGAAAGAACGCAGAGAACATGCTGAAGCTGATGGACCGTATGGAAGACAACGACGACGTCCAGAACGTCTACGCGAACTTCGACATCTCCGAAGAAGAGATGGAAAAGATGATGTAG
- a CDS encoding MarC family protein, which yields METYSEFFFTVWIRFFFLLTPFFVLSTFLAMTPELSASERRATALRVTLAVLVACFVLYSFGNTLFSLFGITLDSFRIGAGSLLFLSAVHMVHGDDSAPPSEKRGAISVVPLAIPVTVGPGTTGALLVMGAEVQHNWQVFVGLAALAAAVLCVGILLVCASFIEHIVGKKGITILSKLTGLFVAALAAQIVFTGVRNFLQVK from the coding sequence ATGGAAACGTATTCAGAGTTTTTCTTCACCGTGTGGATCAGGTTTTTCTTCCTGCTGACTCCCTTCTTCGTCCTCTCCACTTTCCTCGCCATGACGCCTGAACTCTCGGCCTCGGAACGACGCGCCACCGCGCTTCGGGTCACCCTCGCCGTCTTGGTCGCCTGCTTCGTCCTCTACTCCTTCGGCAACACCCTCTTCTCGCTCTTCGGCATCACGCTCGACTCCTTCAGGATCGGCGCCGGTAGCCTCTTGTTCCTGTCGGCGGTGCACATGGTGCACGGCGACGACAGCGCGCCTCCCAGCGAGAAGCGCGGCGCCATCTCCGTGGTACCTCTCGCCATACCGGTGACCGTAGGCCCCGGCACCACCGGTGCGCTCCTGGTCATGGGGGCCGAGGTGCAGCACAACTGGCAGGTGTTCGTAGGCCTTGCGGCACTCGCGGCGGCGGTTCTTTGCGTCGGCATCCTCCTTGTCTGCGCCTCCTTCATCGAACACATCGTCGGCAAAAAGGGGATCACCATCCTCAGCAAGCTCACCGGCCTATTCGTCGCGGCCCTCGCAGCCCAAATCGTATTCACGGGAGTCAGAAATTTTCTGCAGGTCAAATGA
- a CDS encoding glycosyltransferase family 2 protein, translating to MIPISIVIPVYNAEKTIGPLCRALISELSGDYRLDIVLVNDYSRDESDRICRTLCDEFPQTVTYLALSRNFSEHNAVMAGLNHTCGDYVVVMDDDFQNPPEEVPKLLTEIKKGYDVVYCQYATKSDSWYRNLGSYLNGTLARVTLDKPANLYLSSFKAMNRFLVDHLVVHRSPNVYLDALILRTTRNIGTVQVRHDVRREGRSGYTMKKLADLWGNVFVSYSLIPLRLLAAAGAVLTCLGIYSVCAMLIRGWLPMLNDPSDIEELSSITMFFRGVQLLATGIVGEYVGRIYLKLNQEPQFIVRDKLLAKTGGERHGA from the coding sequence ATGATTCCCATTTCCATCGTAATTCCTGTCTATAACGCCGAGAAAACCATCGGCCCGCTCTGCCGCGCCCTCATTTCGGAGCTGTCGGGCGATTACCGGCTCGACATCGTACTGGTCAACGATTACAGCCGCGACGAAAGTGACCGCATCTGCCGCACTCTCTGCGACGAGTTTCCCCAGACCGTCACCTATCTCGCCTTGTCTCGCAACTTCAGCGAGCACAACGCGGTGATGGCTGGATTGAACCATACCTGCGGCGATTACGTCGTCGTCATGGACGACGATTTCCAAAACCCGCCGGAAGAAGTGCCCAAGCTTTTGACCGAGATAAAGAAGGGGTACGACGTCGTTTACTGCCAGTATGCAACCAAGAGCGACAGCTGGTATCGCAACCTCGGGAGCTACCTGAACGGCACCTTGGCACGCGTGACGCTCGACAAGCCGGCGAACCTCTACCTATCCAGTTTCAAGGCGATGAACCGCTTCCTGGTGGACCATCTCGTCGTGCACAGAAGCCCCAACGTCTACCTCGATGCCCTCATCCTGCGCACCACACGGAACATAGGTACGGTCCAGGTACGGCACGACGTGCGGCGGGAGGGGCGGTCCGGTTATACCATGAAGAAGCTCGCCGATCTCTGGGGCAACGTCTTCGTAAGCTACTCGTTGATCCCGCTGCGGTTACTAGCCGCGGCCGGGGCGGTGTTGACCTGTCTCGGCATCTATTCCGTCTGCGCCATGCTGATCAGGGGATGGCTTCCCATGCTGAACGACCCGAGCGACATCGAAGAGTTGAGCTCCATCACCATGTTTTTCAGAGGGGTCCAGCTGCTGGCGACCGGCATCGTGGGCGAGTACGTGGGACGGATCTATTTGAAGCTGAACCAGGAGCCGCAGTTCATCGTGAGGGATAAGCTGCTGGCGAAAACGGGGGGGGAGCGTCATGGCGCCTGA
- the ruvA gene encoding Holliday junction branch migration protein RuvA, translating to MIALLTGKLAYKSPEFIILDVNGVGYQVHIPFSTYYTLPVEGGALSLQIHTSVKEDAINLYGFRTQQEKELFQLLIGVSGVGPKLATGILSNSEPSELADSLVNGNLARLSAIPGIGKKTAERLVLELKEKMKKLGLAQPQAGGTTAPAKQEIRDDVLSALINLGYKEAVVQKALAELKVTEDATVELVLKQALKILMK from the coding sequence ATGATCGCGCTCCTTACCGGAAAGCTCGCCTACAAATCCCCCGAGTTCATCATCCTGGACGTCAACGGCGTGGGATACCAGGTGCACATCCCCTTCTCCACCTACTACACCCTCCCCGTCGAAGGGGGCGCGCTGTCGCTGCAGATCCACACCTCGGTGAAGGAAGACGCCATCAACCTGTACGGCTTCCGAACCCAGCAGGAGAAGGAACTGTTCCAGCTCCTGATCGGCGTCTCAGGCGTGGGGCCGAAGCTCGCCACCGGCATACTTTCCAACAGCGAGCCTTCCGAGCTTGCCGATTCGCTCGTCAACGGCAACCTGGCCCGGCTCTCCGCCATTCCCGGCATCGGCAAGAAAACAGCGGAGCGCCTGGTGCTGGAACTTAAGGAAAAGATGAAGAAGCTGGGCCTCGCGCAGCCGCAGGCAGGCGGCACCACCGCTCCGGCCAAACAGGAGATCAGGGACGACGTGCTCTCCGCGCTCATCAACCTGGGGTACAAGGAAGCCGTGGTGCAAAAGGCACTGGCAGAGTTGAAGGTCACGGAAGACGCGACCGTCGAACTCGTGCTCAAGCAGGCGCTGAAGATACTGATGAAGTAG
- the ruvC gene encoding crossover junction endodeoxyribonuclease RuvC has product MIILGIDPGSRKTGYGIISKQGNRLIHVDNGAIFTQSAKDFPERLEKIFTGLSEIIAQYRPEVVAVEDVFLAKNAQSALKLGQARGAAIVAAVNVGLPVHEYTAMQVKQAVVGTGRAEKAQVQQMIKALLNLPEVAQEDASDALAVAICHAHSAGINALFKNVR; this is encoded by the coding sequence ATGATCATTCTCGGCATCGACCCAGGCTCCCGCAAGACCGGCTACGGCATCATCTCCAAACAGGGAAACCGCCTGATCCACGTCGACAACGGCGCCATCTTCACCCAGAGCGCCAAAGACTTCCCCGAGAGGCTGGAGAAGATCTTCACCGGGCTCTCCGAGATCATCGCGCAGTACCGCCCCGAGGTGGTCGCGGTGGAGGACGTGTTCCTGGCGAAGAACGCCCAGAGCGCCTTGAAGCTCGGGCAGGCGCGCGGCGCGGCCATCGTCGCCGCGGTGAACGTCGGCCTCCCGGTCCACGAGTACACGGCGATGCAGGTGAAGCAGGCGGTGGTCGGCACCGGTCGCGCAGAAAAGGCGCAGGTGCAGCAGATGATCAAGGCGCTTTTGAACCTGCCGGAGGTGGCGCAGGAAGACGCCTCCGACGCCCTGGCGGTCGCCATCTGCCACGCCCACTCCGCAGGCATCAATGCCCTTTTTAAAAACGTCAGGTAG